TCCGATAAAAGAACGGGTCGGAGCCTCCCTTTTCTTATGCACTTCGCAAGTGGCTGGATGCTTAGTACGGTGCGGTAAAGGCTGCGACAGCGGCTGATGACAGCGAGCTTGGCTTTGAACTCCGCCCACGCATTCACGACATCAGGCACTCGCACGCATCCATGATGATCGCTGGCGGGATGAACTTGTTCGAGCTGGCCAACAGGCTGGGTCATGAGTTGATCATCACCACCGTCAAGACGTATAGGCATCTTGTCCCAGACGCGCACTTCCGCGCCGCTGCGATGATCGAGACTGCACTGACTGGGCTCGCCCTCGAATGACCCAAGAAAGACAGGCCGCCGGCTCGTTGGAGTCGGGGGCATTGTCGTGTCTGGCGCCGTTGCTTGGTGCGGCGTCAATAGCGTCCGGCGTGGATATTCGAAGTTATGAAATCGATACACAGAATTGTTGAAATTACCACACGTGTCAATAGCTCTAATGCCCCGATGGTGCCAAATTTTGGAATCCGCCGCCAGTTTTCCGAAAGTGCCCAGCGTTGGCGCCGTGAGGATCCGCAACGATATTTGGGCACAAAAAAGAGCCCCACCGATCCGCGAGGAAAGGGTGTGGCAAGGTGCTGCTAAAAGGTGGCGTCGTGCCAGTCGGTGAGCTCTGGATCCGCGGGGGGTGCTGGCCTGGGTGAATATTGTCTCCGGGTGCGAGCCACTTGGCGTACTTTCGTAGCCAATCGTTCACGCCGGGCACTGCAAGCACACGCGTCACGAGCGCGATCAGGACCGTGACGGCAACGAATGCCCCGTTGAGGGCCACGAACACCCACCCCTGGGATATGCGCTTCATAGGGTCGCAGTGTCTCAACGACGGCAAGGACGCCATTCAGCAGCAGGAACAGTGCAAGGGCCCCGGCGAACGCTGTCCGCACACTGGCGCTGCGGAGGTTCTGCTCCTGCGTGGATACGGCCACGGGCCGGGCCATCACTTGGTACTTGCCACGGTCGCGTCAATCTTCACACCAGCAGCGAAGCCGTCCTTTGAGGAAACGATAGTCGCCGCAGAACATGGCCGACCCATCACCCCCTACACGTTCGAAACTCGATTCCGAGACGCTAGGGCAACCGTCGATGGTCTGCCGGATGGTTTTCGTTGCCATGATTTGCGGCACTGCTTTGCATCGCTGCTGATCTCTGAAGGCTTGGACGTAAAAGTCGTCCAGGCACTGTTGAGGCATGCATCAGCCAAGACCACGCTCGACACTTACAGCCACATGTGGCCCGACAACGACGGGGCTTCAAGGACTGCAGTTGCCGGCGTTCTCGCGGCCCGAAAAAAGTCACTTGGCGGACAGGAAAAGAAGTCGGTCTCATGAGGTTTAGGGCAAAGAAAAGAAGGACCGGAACGCAATGTTCCGGTCCTTCTTTTTGCCCCAAGGTTGTTCTCTTGCGGACTAACCCCAGTATTCCCGAGTGTTCTAGCTAGCAGCCGTAGTAGAGCTCGAAGTCCCAGCGGGTAATTGGGTGAAGTTGAGAACCGCAGTCCGCCGCGTATTCTAGGGCATTTCGGTGTTGTCCGTGATTGGCCGAAACGGGGCTATTGCGTCCCTCTTGCGGACTGTTTGCGGACTAGGATGCAACACATGAATAATTTTCAATTGCACACCACCGGTGAAGTTGGTGCCATTTTTCGTTGTTCAAGCGAACACGTTCGAAGCCGCGCTAGAAGCGGCAAATGGCCCCACCTCAAGGACGGTCACCGGTATCTTTTCAGTCAGGCTCAGGTTGAGGAGATTTACAAGTCGATGATCGTCCATCCGCCACTGCCATCAAGGCGGGGTCAGCGCGGCAGAATAGATGCACTTCTCCGCACGGTTTCTTCGGCTCAAATTGACAAGGCGATGGCTCGAATTGGATAAGAAGCGGGCTTACACGGTTCAGGAAGCTGCCCTGGCATACGGAGTGAGCGCAGATGTCATTCGGGCCCACATCAAGTTGGGGAAGTTGGTTGCTCACTACCCGACTAGCAGACCGATCATTGGGGCCGAAGAGCTCAACGATTGGTTTGAGGCGCTTCCCTCTGAGGCTCCATAAAGTGATGCAGGGGGAGGTGCTTCTGGAAGTCCCTACCCTTCAACAGATGGCGCCGTTAGGCTGCTCGCATGGCAATGGAGCCGATAGCTGAGGGTGAGCGATGGGCGTACCGCAAAGGGAGCCTGCCATTCGAGGAAGCGACCGTTCTGAAGGTGGTCTCGCAGAGTGGCCATCGCAAGGTTCGTGTGCAGTTTGAGGACGGTCCCAATGCAGGGGAAGTCGAGTGGGTTGGACGGCCTTACCTGAAGGCAAAATGGGCTGAGCGCCAAGCATTCGTCGATCGAGAACAAAGATGGGCCAAAGCGAAGAGCGGACGCTGGGGCGTGCCA
This region of Arthrobacter alpinus genomic DNA includes:
- a CDS encoding tyrosine-type recombinase/integrase produces the protein MTATNAPLRATNTHPWDMRFIGSQCLNDGKDAIQQQEQCKGPGERCPHTGAAEVLLLRGYGHGPGHHLVLATVASIFTPAAKPSFEETIVAAEHGRPITPYTFETRFRDARATVDGLPDGFRCHDLRHCFASLLISEGLDVKVVQALLRHASAKTTLDTYSHMWPDNDGASRTAVAGVLAARKKSLGGQEKKSVS